A genomic segment from Fodinicola acaciae encodes:
- a CDS encoding ParA family protein, producing the protein MLTLAVLSLKGGVGKTTVVLGLAGAALQRGLRTLVVDLDPQANATFALSPAESPYTVADVLLGGRNRLTDAVATSGWGDNLDVLVGSDSAEAANLPDPSARKLTRLRTALSTLDGQARAYDLVLLDCPPSLGQLTRGALVAAQRAMLVTDPSVFAVAGAHRAFEAVQAERTNHNSDLQPLGVLVNRVRARSAEHDFRIAELRKLFGPLVLTTVLPERSAIQQAQGAAVPVQKWPTPGGREIAAAFDHLLDRVLRSSKKRSRSSKAVGA; encoded by the coding sequence GTGCTCACGCTTGCGGTTCTGAGTCTCAAGGGTGGGGTCGGTAAGACGACGGTCGTGCTCGGTCTCGCCGGCGCCGCGTTGCAGCGCGGCCTGCGCACTCTGGTCGTCGATCTCGACCCCCAGGCCAACGCGACCTTCGCGCTGTCGCCGGCGGAATCGCCGTACACGGTGGCCGACGTGCTGCTCGGTGGACGCAACAGGCTGACCGACGCGGTCGCCACCTCCGGCTGGGGCGACAACCTCGACGTACTCGTCGGCTCGGACAGCGCCGAAGCGGCCAACCTGCCGGACCCCAGCGCGCGCAAGCTGACCAGGCTGCGGACCGCACTGTCCACATTGGACGGTCAGGCTCGGGCGTACGACCTGGTGCTGCTGGACTGTCCGCCATCCCTTGGCCAGCTGACCCGTGGCGCGCTGGTCGCGGCGCAGCGCGCGATGCTGGTGACCGACCCGTCGGTCTTCGCGGTCGCCGGCGCCCACCGCGCCTTCGAGGCCGTACAAGCCGAGCGCACCAACCACAACTCCGACCTGCAGCCGCTCGGTGTGTTGGTCAACCGGGTACGCGCCCGCTCGGCCGAGCACGACTTCCGGATCGCCGAGCTGCGCAAGCTGTTCGGGCCGCTGGTGCTGACCACCGTGCTGCCGGAGCGGTCGGCGATCCAGCAGGCGCAGGGTGCCGCCGTACCGGTGCAGAAGTGGCCGACCCCCGGTGGCCGGGAGATCGCGGCCGCTTTCGACCACCTGCTGGACCGGGTTTTACGAAGCTCTAAGAAACGCTCGCGGTCCTCGAAGGCCGTTGGGGCCTAG
- a CDS encoding sigma-70 family RNA polymerase sigma factor — translation MERPTRARRVVDRTSDESESTADLVRVYLDGISATPLLSAEEEVALSQRIEAGVYAEQLLGDLTAELGRSTSDAPRFDVLASGHEVTLPSGKTATVAELRAIAADGEKARQHFLAANLRLVVSVARKYPRSQMSLLDLIQEGNLGLIRAVEKFDYQRGFKFSTYATWWIRQSISRAIAQSGRTIRLPVHLGEEVGRMTRARRDLTRELGRDPSDAEVANAIGVDVPRIEELTRLAKDPVSLQSPVGDDEESALEDFVKDAVIPGPEDIVLASYANSDLHRLVERLDERSATVVRARYGMDDGETHTFAEIGTRLGLSRARIQQIEREAIGQLRRLAAESGVDAA, via the coding sequence ATGGAACGTCCAACACGCGCTCGTCGCGTCGTCGATCGTACGTCCGACGAGAGCGAAAGCACGGCAGATCTCGTACGCGTCTACCTGGACGGTATCTCGGCGACGCCGCTTCTGTCAGCCGAGGAGGAAGTCGCGCTCTCGCAGCGCATCGAGGCCGGCGTCTACGCCGAGCAGTTGCTCGGCGACCTGACCGCCGAGCTCGGCCGGTCCACGTCCGACGCGCCGAGGTTTGACGTATTGGCGTCGGGACACGAGGTGACGCTGCCGTCCGGCAAGACCGCGACGGTGGCCGAGCTGCGCGCGATCGCGGCCGACGGCGAGAAGGCCCGCCAGCACTTCCTGGCCGCGAACCTGCGGCTGGTGGTGTCGGTGGCGCGCAAGTATCCGCGCAGCCAGATGTCCCTGCTGGACCTGATCCAGGAGGGAAACCTGGGGCTGATCCGCGCCGTCGAGAAGTTCGACTACCAGCGCGGCTTCAAGTTCTCCACGTACGCGACGTGGTGGATCCGCCAGTCGATCTCGCGCGCCATCGCGCAGAGCGGCCGGACCATCCGGCTGCCGGTCCACCTCGGCGAGGAGGTCGGCCGGATGACCCGTGCGCGGCGCGACCTGACCAGGGAGCTCGGCCGTGACCCGTCCGACGCGGAGGTCGCCAACGCGATCGGCGTCGACGTACCGCGGATCGAGGAGCTGACCAGGCTCGCGAAGGACCCGGTCAGCCTGCAGTCGCCGGTCGGCGACGACGAGGAGTCGGCGCTGGAGGACTTCGTCAAGGACGCGGTCATTCCGGGGCCGGAGGACATCGTGCTGGCCTCGTACGCGAACAGCGACCTGCACCGGCTGGTGGAGCGGCTCGACGAGCGGTCGGCCACGGTCGTACGTGCCCGCTATGGCATGGACGACGGCGAGACGCACACCTTCGCCGAGATCGGCACCAGGCTCGGCCTGTCCCGGGCCAGGATCCAGCAGATCGAGCGCGAGGCGATCGGCCAGCTGCGCCGGCTCGCGGCCGAGTCCGGAGTGGACGCGGCCTAG
- a CDS encoding ROK family glucokinase, producing MNTPRGYLPVPPLLTAGIDIGGTKVAAGVVDPDGRVIDQLRRETPTRSPQAVEDTIAELVFELAENNDIHAVGIGAAGFVDASRSSVLFSPHLAWRHEPLRDAVSRRLRLPVAVDNDANAAAWAELRFGAGQGEDHLVLVNLGTGIGGALVIGGTVLRGKYGIAGEFGHMQVVPGGHRCECGNRGCWEQYASGNALVREARGLAAANSPVAQDLLDRVDGDVSAITGPLITEAARSGDRAAVELFDEVGHWLGVGIANLASAFDPGLFVIGGGVSDAGDLLLAPARDAFRRSLSGRGFRPEARIVRAQLGNNAGLIGAADLARPLARRFRRARRRRARTRERLI from the coding sequence ATGAACACACCGCGCGGGTATCTGCCCGTACCACCGCTGCTGACCGCCGGCATCGACATCGGCGGCACCAAGGTCGCCGCCGGGGTGGTCGACCCCGACGGCAGGGTGATCGACCAGCTGCGCCGCGAGACGCCGACACGCAGCCCGCAGGCGGTCGAGGACACCATCGCCGAGCTGGTCTTCGAGCTGGCCGAGAACAACGACATCCACGCGGTCGGCATCGGTGCCGCCGGCTTCGTCGACGCGTCGCGATCCTCGGTGCTGTTCAGCCCGCACCTGGCCTGGCGGCACGAGCCGTTGCGCGACGCGGTGAGTCGGCGGCTGCGGCTGCCGGTCGCGGTCGACAACGACGCCAACGCGGCCGCCTGGGCCGAGCTGAGGTTCGGCGCCGGACAGGGTGAGGACCACCTGGTGCTGGTCAACCTGGGGACCGGCATCGGCGGCGCGCTGGTGATCGGCGGCACGGTTTTGCGCGGCAAATACGGGATCGCCGGCGAGTTCGGCCATATGCAGGTGGTGCCGGGCGGTCATCGGTGCGAGTGCGGCAACCGCGGCTGCTGGGAACAGTACGCGAGCGGCAACGCGCTCGTCCGCGAGGCGCGCGGCCTGGCGGCGGCGAACTCGCCGGTCGCGCAGGACCTGTTGGACCGCGTGGACGGCGACGTGTCGGCGATCACCGGACCGCTGATCACCGAGGCCGCACGGTCCGGCGATCGCGCGGCCGTCGAGCTGTTCGACGAGGTCGGCCACTGGCTCGGTGTCGGCATCGCCAACCTGGCCTCGGCCTTCGACCCCGGACTTTTCGTTATCGGCGGCGGAGTTTCCGACGCCGGTGACCTGTTGTTGGCGCCGGCGCGAGACGCGTTCCGGCGCAGCCTGTCCGGTCGTGGCTTCCGTCCGGAGGCGCGGATCGTACGCGCGCAGCTCGGCAACAACGCCGGCCTGATCGGCGCCGCCGACCTCGCGCGGCCACTCGCCCGCCGCTTCCGGCGCGCTCGGCGACGGCGTGCGCGTACCCGTGAACGGCTGATCTGA
- a CDS encoding extracellular solute-binding protein, translating into MRANRMLATVAAVLTATTVLTACSSGGSSDGKTIRVVYQKFGNGIQLDAHFKKIKAAFEKANPGLKAELVPVQAAENDYYTKVALMQKSPSTAPDVVYEDTFLINSDIKAGFLRPLDDYLAKWPEWKQFSPAAQSAAKGTDGKIYGVPTDTDTRGLWYNKQLFAKAGLPTDWQPKSWDDVLSAARTIKAKLPGVIPLNIYSGKPAGEASTMQGLEMLLYGTENTLYDEKTKKWIAPSKGFTDALAFIQTVYQQGLGPSPQQALDPNVGGNLNGQFVPTGRLAINLDGSWQSSTWLPTGARPWPQWSTVMGQTPMPTQHGQAPGKISMSGGWTLSIGSKSKAADTAFKFISLALNKEGSLSYALAAAAVPVRTDVAADPRYLNSNPTAKFWSSLVAVTKYRPALPEYPRISNEIQAAMESVMTGQATPAAATSTYEAALKGIVGPGNVAAG; encoded by the coding sequence ATGCGCGCGAACCGGATGCTGGCCACCGTCGCCGCTGTACTCACCGCCACCACCGTGCTGACCGCCTGCTCGTCCGGTGGCTCGTCGGATGGCAAGACGATCCGCGTCGTCTATCAGAAGTTCGGCAACGGCATCCAACTGGACGCGCATTTCAAGAAGATCAAGGCGGCCTTCGAAAAGGCCAACCCCGGCCTGAAGGCCGAGCTCGTGCCCGTACAGGCGGCCGAGAACGACTACTACACCAAGGTCGCCTTGATGCAGAAGTCGCCGTCGACCGCGCCGGACGTGGTCTACGAGGACACCTTCCTGATCAACTCCGACATCAAGGCCGGCTTCCTGCGTCCGCTGGACGACTATCTGGCCAAGTGGCCGGAGTGGAAGCAGTTCTCACCGGCCGCGCAGTCGGCGGCCAAGGGGACCGACGGCAAGATCTATGGCGTGCCGACCGACACCGACACGCGCGGACTTTGGTACAACAAACAGCTTTTCGCCAAGGCCGGACTGCCGACCGACTGGCAGCCCAAGAGCTGGGACGACGTGCTCAGCGCCGCTCGTACCATCAAGGCGAAACTGCCTGGCGTGATCCCACTGAACATCTATTCCGGCAAGCCGGCCGGCGAGGCCTCCACCATGCAGGGCCTGGAAATGTTGTTGTACGGCACGGAAAACACGCTGTACGACGAGAAGACCAAGAAATGGATCGCGCCGAGCAAGGGATTCACCGACGCGCTGGCCTTCATCCAGACCGTCTATCAGCAGGGCCTCGGACCGTCGCCGCAGCAGGCGCTCGACCCCAACGTCGGCGGCAACCTCAACGGGCAGTTCGTGCCGACCGGCCGGCTGGCCATCAACCTGGACGGCTCCTGGCAGTCCAGCACCTGGCTGCCGACCGGCGCGCGGCCGTGGCCGCAGTGGTCGACGGTGATGGGGCAGACGCCGATGCCGACCCAACATGGCCAGGCGCCAGGAAAAATCAGCATGTCCGGCGGCTGGACGCTGTCGATCGGCTCGAAGTCCAAGGCCGCCGACACCGCCTTCAAGTTCATCTCGCTGGCGCTGAACAAGGAAGGCTCGCTCTCGTACGCGCTGGCCGCGGCCGCCGTGCCGGTGCGGACCGACGTGGCCGCCGACCCGCGCTATCTGAACAGCAATCCGACCGCGAAGTTCTGGTCGTCGCTGGTCGCGGTCACCAAATACCGGCCGGCGCTGCCGGAATATCCGCGCATCTCCAACGAAATCCAGGCCGCGATGGAGTCGGTGATGACCGGCCAGGCGACGCCGGCGGCCGCGACGAGCACGTACGAGGCGGCGCTGAAAGGCATCGTCGGCCCCGGCAACGTGGCCGCCGGCTGA
- a CDS encoding DUF4232 domain-containing protein yields the protein MLNKAKIITGGLTMAAVGVLSIGSAEAATAATAPAACQANQLNVTVGQIDAGAGQRYAPLRLTTNGAPCTLTGYVTDARFIARDGSALPTKASKAPDTVTPTTLSAGHGATVTLHWSGVPADDESVDQAPPAYLTFRVPGGSHDLTVRWPDSPTYQHGQLDFGAFH from the coding sequence TTGCTCAACAAGGCAAAAATCATCACCGGCGGGCTCACCATGGCCGCGGTCGGTGTGCTGTCCATCGGTTCGGCTGAGGCGGCCACCGCCGCCACCGCGCCGGCGGCTTGCCAGGCCAACCAGCTCAACGTCACTGTCGGTCAGATCGATGCCGGCGCCGGCCAGCGGTATGCGCCGCTGCGGCTCACCACCAACGGCGCGCCGTGCACGCTGACCGGTTACGTCACCGACGCGCGGTTCATCGCGCGCGACGGCTCGGCATTGCCGACAAAGGCCAGCAAAGCGCCGGACACCGTCACGCCGACGACATTGTCGGCCGGACACGGTGCCACCGTCACGCTGCACTGGTCGGGCGTGCCGGCCGACGACGAGTCCGTCGACCAGGCTCCGCCGGCATACCTGACGTTCCGAGTCCCCGGTGGCAGTCACGACCTGACCGTACGGTGGCCGGACTCGCCGACCTATCAGCACGGCCAGCTGGATTTCGGCGCGTTCCATTAG
- a CDS encoding class I SAM-dependent methyltransferase: MADLVAFYTDNFVEYARLTDSVHGRLEFVRTQELLRRHLPPAPAKVLDVGGATGIHSGWLVEDGHDVTLVDVVPAHVEAAAKIAGLNARVGDARELEETDGSVDAVVMLGPLYHLLERKDRLAAITEGLRVLRPGGLLAAAAVSRYAPILDLSRRGLLSDETAAQAGRIVATGRGVLPDDFVELAYLHSPDGLAEEMVTAGCAEVEVYGLEGPAWPAADNSGDPESEASALRAARLVERDPAIRAASAHLLAVGRAR; encoded by the coding sequence ATGGCAGACCTGGTGGCGTTCTACACCGACAATTTCGTCGAGTACGCGAGGCTGACCGACAGCGTGCACGGTCGGCTGGAATTCGTTCGTACGCAGGAATTGCTGCGCCGCCACCTGCCGCCGGCTCCGGCCAAGGTGCTCGATGTCGGCGGCGCGACCGGCATTCATTCCGGCTGGCTGGTCGAGGACGGTCACGACGTCACCTTGGTCGACGTCGTGCCGGCACACGTTGAGGCGGCGGCGAAAATCGCCGGGCTCAACGCTCGGGTCGGCGACGCGCGCGAACTCGAGGAAACTGACGGATCCGTCGACGCTGTCGTCATGCTCGGACCGCTTTATCATTTGCTGGAAAGAAAAGACCGGCTCGCCGCGATCACAGAAGGTCTGCGCGTGTTGCGTCCCGGCGGGCTTCTGGCGGCCGCCGCGGTGAGTCGCTACGCACCGATCCTGGACCTGTCGCGGCGTGGCCTGCTGTCCGACGAGACCGCCGCGCAGGCCGGCCGGATCGTGGCGACCGGTCGCGGAGTCCTCCCCGACGACTTCGTCGAGCTGGCCTATCTACACAGTCCGGACGGCCTCGCCGAGGAGATGGTCACCGCCGGTTGCGCCGAGGTCGAGGTGTATGGCCTGGAAGGACCGGCGTGGCCGGCGGCCGACAACAGCGGCGACCCGGAGTCCGAGGCGTCCGCGTTGCGCGCGGCGAGGCTGGTCGAGCGCGACCCGGCGATCCGCGCCGCGAGCGCGCACCTACTTGCCGTCGGCCGCGCCCGCTGA
- a CDS encoding MFS transporter yields the protein MDTVSKANNHAVRAATGAVIATVASVVPVFLLGGLSVFMIRELHISPAGLGGLVAIYFAVCAVASLPAGRCAERYGAAPVTRSGIVLAAACMAGIALLAHSYAVVVAFLVVGGIGNAFGQLGSNLSLAESVPARRQGLSYGVKQAAIPTSTLIAGIAVPALGLTVGWRWAFGVCALLALAALLVVPKGKARAKGGAGERDAKLAALVVVAVGACLAAGTANALGTFLVGSAVDHGVTEAAAGLVLALGSVFGIAGRLTSGWVADRKPAGHLRIVVVMLAIGAIGLALLAAPGQITLVVGTIFGFGLGWAWPGVVNFAVVRLNPSAPAAATSITQAGVYAGGCVGPLSFGTLVQLTSYPTAWAASAVLMAVAAGLMYLGTRMLASGEKSLAGTVLPAPR from the coding sequence ATCGACACCGTTAGCAAGGCCAACAACCATGCGGTCCGCGCGGCCACCGGTGCTGTCATCGCGACCGTCGCTTCCGTCGTACCGGTCTTCCTGCTCGGTGGCCTGTCCGTCTTCATGATCCGGGAGCTGCACATCAGTCCGGCCGGCCTCGGCGGGCTGGTGGCGATCTACTTCGCCGTGTGCGCGGTCGCGTCGCTGCCGGCCGGCCGGTGCGCCGAGCGCTACGGTGCCGCGCCGGTCACGCGCTCCGGCATCGTGCTCGCGGCGGCGTGCATGGCCGGCATCGCGTTGCTGGCGCATTCGTACGCGGTGGTCGTCGCCTTCCTGGTGGTCGGCGGCATCGGCAACGCTTTTGGCCAGCTCGGCTCGAACCTGTCGCTGGCCGAGTCGGTGCCGGCGCGGCGGCAGGGCCTGTCGTACGGCGTGAAACAGGCGGCCATTCCGACCTCGACGCTGATCGCCGGCATCGCGGTGCCGGCGCTCGGCCTGACGGTCGGCTGGCGGTGGGCCTTCGGTGTCTGCGCACTTCTCGCGTTGGCGGCACTCTTGGTCGTGCCGAAAGGAAAAGCTCGCGCCAAAGGTGGTGCGGGTGAGCGCGACGCCAAGCTCGCCGCGCTCGTTGTCGTCGCGGTCGGCGCGTGCCTGGCGGCCGGCACGGCAAACGCGCTCGGCACCTTCCTGGTCGGCTCGGCCGTCGACCACGGCGTCACCGAGGCGGCGGCCGGACTGGTGCTCGCGCTCGGCAGCGTCTTCGGCATCGCCGGCCGGCTGACCAGCGGCTGGGTCGCCGACCGGAAACCCGCCGGTCACCTGCGCATCGTGGTGGTGATGCTGGCGATCGGCGCGATCGGTCTGGCGCTGTTGGCCGCGCCCGGTCAGATCACCCTGGTGGTCGGCACGATTTTCGGCTTTGGACTCGGCTGGGCTTGGCCCGGCGTGGTGAACTTCGCCGTCGTACGGCTGAATCCGTCTGCGCCGGCCGCCGCCACCTCGATCACCCAGGCCGGTGTCTACGCCGGCGGCTGCGTCGGTCCGCTCAGTTTCGGAACGCTGGTCCAGCTGACCTCGTATCCGACCGCGTGGGCCGCCAGCGCGGTGTTGATGGCGGTCGCCGCCGGCCTGATGTACCTCGGCACCAGAATGCTCGCCAGCGGTGAAAAATCGCTGGCCGGCACGGTGTTGCCGGCGCCGCGCTGA
- a CDS encoding Fpg/Nei family DNA glycosylase, with protein sequence MPELPEVEALAAYLRERAVGHAVARVDPVAISALKTYDPPVTALAGLTMTGAGRHGKFLDIDVDGLHLVVHLARAGWLHYRESLPPAPPRPGKGPIALRLHIDDGSGFDLTEAGTKKGLSVYLVKDASEVPGVARLGPDALSVTVDELAEILSGQGSRIKNVLTEQSVISGVGNAYSDEILHLAKLSPFAISSKLSPDDVATLHSAMRTILTDAVSRSVGQGSATLKGEKRSGLRVHARTGMPCPVCGDTVREVSYADKSLQYCPTCQTGGKPLADRRLSRLLK encoded by the coding sequence GTGCCTGAGCTGCCTGAGGTGGAGGCGCTCGCCGCGTACCTGCGCGAGCGTGCGGTCGGCCATGCCGTCGCACGCGTCGACCCGGTGGCGATCAGCGCTCTGAAGACGTACGACCCGCCGGTCACCGCGCTGGCCGGCCTGACCATGACCGGTGCCGGCCGGCACGGCAAGTTCCTGGACATCGACGTGGACGGCCTGCACCTGGTCGTCCACCTGGCGCGCGCCGGCTGGCTGCACTATCGCGAGTCCCTGCCGCCCGCGCCGCCGCGACCGGGAAAGGGGCCGATCGCGCTGCGGCTGCACATCGACGACGGCTCCGGCTTCGACCTGACCGAGGCCGGCACCAAGAAAGGCCTGTCGGTCTACCTGGTGAAGGATGCCTCGGAGGTGCCCGGTGTCGCGCGGCTCGGGCCTGACGCGCTGTCGGTCACGGTGGACGAGCTCGCCGAGATCCTGTCCGGTCAGGGGAGCCGGATCAAGAACGTGCTGACCGAGCAGTCGGTGATCTCCGGCGTCGGCAACGCGTACTCCGACGAGATCCTGCACCTGGCGAAGCTGTCACCGTTCGCGATCTCGTCGAAGCTGTCGCCGGACGACGTGGCGACCCTGCACTCGGCGATGCGGACGATCCTGACCGACGCGGTGTCGCGCAGCGTCGGCCAGGGATCGGCGACGCTGAAGGGGGAGAAGCGCTCCGGGCTGCGCGTACACGCGCGCACCGGCATGCCCTGTCCGGTCTGCGGCGACACGGTCCGCGAGGTGTCGTACGCGGACAAGTCGCTGCAATACTGTCCAACCTGCCAGACCGGCGGCAAACCTTTGGCTGACCGCCGCCTCTCCCGCCTCCTCAAATAA
- a CDS encoding Gfo/Idh/MocA family protein yields MAERIGLLGYGYWGPHLLRNFSNLGCDVIVGDPSDDSRQRLKENRPDIDSYATLDEVLAAGVDAVVICTPARTHFGLAKQAIEAGKHVLVEKPITTNSAEARELVGLAEEAGVQLMVGHTFVYTPAVRKIREIVAGGELGEIRYATSTRVNLGPVRHDVGALWDLAPHDFSILAHVLDERPTTVSGRARSFLQPGLDDVAFLNLEFGSGAVAQLNVSWLDAKKIRQMVFVGSKKMLIYDDLAAEFKVMLCDKGVDVPRYSESYGDFKLSYRYGDEVPQELEDTEPLRNEAEQFLRCVRSGEASPSTGKHGADVVAMLEAAMKAVETEQTVPVDYLGARLGR; encoded by the coding sequence ATGGCGGAGCGGATCGGACTGCTGGGGTACGGGTACTGGGGACCCCACCTTCTGCGCAACTTCTCCAACCTGGGCTGCGACGTCATCGTCGGCGACCCCAGCGACGACAGCCGCCAGCGGCTGAAGGAGAACCGGCCGGACATCGACTCGTACGCGACCCTCGACGAGGTCCTGGCGGCCGGCGTGGACGCGGTCGTTATCTGTACGCCGGCGCGTACGCATTTCGGCCTGGCCAAGCAGGCGATCGAGGCCGGCAAGCACGTGCTGGTGGAAAAGCCGATCACCACCAACTCCGCGGAGGCGCGCGAGCTGGTCGGCCTGGCCGAGGAGGCCGGCGTCCAGCTGATGGTCGGCCACACGTTCGTCTACACGCCGGCCGTACGCAAGATCCGCGAGATCGTCGCCGGCGGTGAGCTCGGCGAGATCCGCTACGCCACCTCCACGCGCGTCAACCTCGGCCCGGTGCGGCACGACGTCGGCGCGCTGTGGGACCTGGCGCCGCACGACTTCTCGATCCTGGCGCACGTGCTGGACGAGCGGCCGACCACCGTGTCCGGCCGCGCGCGGTCATTCCTGCAGCCGGGCCTGGACGACGTCGCGTTCCTGAATCTGGAGTTTGGCTCCGGTGCGGTCGCGCAGCTCAACGTTTCGTGGCTGGACGCCAAGAAGATCCGGCAGATGGTGTTCGTCGGGTCGAAGAAGATGCTGATCTACGACGACCTGGCCGCCGAGTTCAAGGTCATGCTCTGCGACAAGGGCGTCGACGTGCCGCGGTATTCCGAGTCGTACGGCGATTTCAAGCTGTCCTACCGCTATGGCGACGAGGTGCCGCAGGAGCTCGAGGACACCGAGCCGCTGCGCAACGAGGCCGAGCAGTTCCTCCGCTGCGTACGCTCCGGCGAGGCGTCCCCGTCCACCGGCAAGCACGGCGCCGACGTGGTCGCGATGCTTGAGGCCGCCATGAAGGCCGTCGAAACCGAGCAGACCGTCCCGGTCGACTACCTCGGCGCCCGCCTCGGCCGCTAA
- a CDS encoding glycosyltransferase: protein MAQSRRLHVGMLAVTNYESDPRVRRQAEALVARGDEVTVLALNSPDRPRYEVLDGVKVVHFRTEKFRGSGGAGYLKLYGDFGLRAAAWMARHPRRYDVVQAHSMPEVLVFCAALQKVVRVPLLLDVHDMTSRLFESKFGESKIVKAVHASETASMAFADEVMTVHEPYAEALRARTKRPVSSVLNSPDEKMFTPSRWREWDPAKEIVFSYHGTIAPRHGLVALVEALQIVRTQLPKARLQVRGGGDGLAAVEARVDELGMRDVVDLPQRMYAVHDMPAQIDEVHIGVAPNQLDVWTADTLPTKILEYAAMGVPSISFRNPVVTRYFPEDSLTYVDPASPRNLADAMLKLARDPEAARKQADRATEVMAELSWSHQKQIYLDVIDRMAGR from the coding sequence ATGGCCCAAAGTCGTCGCCTGCACGTCGGCATGCTCGCCGTCACAAATTATGAGAGCGATCCACGGGTCCGCCGGCAGGCAGAGGCCCTCGTCGCGCGCGGTGACGAGGTCACCGTGCTGGCGCTGAACTCGCCGGACCGTCCACGCTACGAGGTGCTCGACGGCGTGAAGGTCGTGCACTTCAGGACCGAGAAGTTCCGTGGTTCCGGTGGCGCCGGCTATCTGAAGCTGTACGGCGACTTCGGCCTGCGCGCGGCCGCCTGGATGGCGCGCCATCCGCGCCGGTACGACGTGGTGCAGGCGCACTCGATGCCGGAGGTCCTGGTGTTCTGTGCCGCGCTGCAGAAGGTCGTCCGGGTGCCGCTGCTGCTGGACGTACACGACATGACCTCGCGGCTGTTCGAGTCCAAGTTCGGCGAGTCCAAGATCGTCAAGGCGGTGCACGCCAGCGAGACCGCGTCGATGGCCTTCGCCGACGAGGTGATGACCGTCCACGAGCCGTACGCGGAGGCCCTGCGCGCGCGTACGAAGCGGCCGGTCAGCAGTGTGCTGAACAGTCCCGACGAGAAGATGTTCACGCCGAGCCGGTGGCGCGAGTGGGATCCGGCGAAGGAGATCGTCTTCAGCTACCACGGCACCATCGCGCCGCGGCATGGCCTGGTGGCGTTGGTGGAGGCGCTGCAGATCGTCCGCACCCAGCTGCCGAAGGCACGCCTGCAGGTACGCGGCGGTGGTGACGGCCTGGCCGCTGTCGAGGCCAGGGTCGACGAGCTCGGCATGCGCGACGTGGTCGACCTGCCGCAGCGGATGTACGCCGTGCACGACATGCCCGCGCAGATCGACGAGGTGCACATCGGCGTCGCACCCAACCAGCTCGACGTCTGGACCGCCGACACCCTGCCGACCAAGATCCTGGAGTACGCGGCGATGGGGGTCCCCTCGATCAGCTTCCGCAACCCGGTGGTGACCAGGTATTTCCCGGAAGACTCGCTGACCTACGTCGACCCGGCCAGTCCACGGAACCTGGCCGACGCGATGCTCAAGCTCGCCAGGGACCCGGAGGCGGCGCGCAAGCAGGCCGACCGCGCGACCGAGGTGATGGCGGAGCTGTCGTGGTCGCACCAGAAGCAGATCTACCTGGACGTCATCGACCGCATGGCCGGTCGATGA